One window from the genome of Osmerus eperlanus chromosome 3, fOsmEpe2.1, whole genome shotgun sequence encodes:
- the me3 gene encoding NADP-dependent malic enzyme, mitochondrial yields MNSIPGRAVLSLCRRTSAGAMRVLTTTPVLPVSVARSSDRAFLQTVGATSSGTSRAKGSVSTKKRGYDITRNPHLNKGMAFTLEERLQLGIHGLLPPCFLSQDVQVLRVMKSYETRSNPLDKYILLMTLQDRNEKLFYRVLTSDVEEFMPIVYTPTVGLACQQYGLAFRRPRGLFITIHDKGHIASVLNSWPEEDIKAIVVTDGERILGLGDLGSYGMGIPVGKLALYTACGGVPPQQCLPVLLDVGTDNQALLDDPLYIGLKHKRVRGKEYDDLIEEFMQAVTDKYGMSCLIQFEDFANSNAFRILNKYRNRFCTFNDDIQGTASVAVAGVLAALKIIKNKLSDHTFVFQGAGEAALGIAHLLIMAMAKEGVSPADAAKKIWMVDSKGLIVKGRGNLNHEKEEFAHDHPHLKTLEEVVHTIKPTAVIGVAAIGGAFTEKIIKDMASFNERPIIFALSNPTSKAECTAEQCYTLTEGRGIFASGSPFSKVTLADGRSFYPGQGNNSYVFPGVALGVIACGVRHISDEIFLTTAEAIANMVTEENLAEGRLYPPLNTIREVSFKIAVKIVNYAYRHNIASLYPEPKDKEAFVLSHVYSPDYDSFTIDKYEWPEDAMAHQDV; encoded by the exons ATGAACTCCATACCAGGCAGAGCCGTGCTGTCTCTGTGCAGGCGCACCTCGGCGGGCGCTATGAGAGTCCTCACAACCACCCCGGTTCTCCCCGTCTCCGTAGCCCGCAGCAGCGATAGGGCCTTCCTCCAAACGGTCGGAGCGACCAGCTCCGGGACGAGCCGCGCTAAGGGTAGCGTGAGCACCAAGAAGCGCGGCTATGACATCACCAGAAACCCCCACCTGAATAAG ggCATGGCCTTCACCCTGGAGGAGCGTCTCCAGCTGGGCATCCACGgcctgctgcccccctgcttCCTGTCCCAGGACGTCCAGGTGCTGCGCGTCATGAAGAGCTACGAGACACGCAGCAACCCACTTGATAA GTACATCCTGCTGATGACCCTGCAGGACAGGAACGAGAAGCTGTTCTACCGCGTGCTGACGTCCGACGTCGAGGAGTTCATGCCCATCGTCTACACCCCCACCGTAGGTCTGGCCTGCCAGCAGTACGGACTGGCCTTCAGGAGACCAcg AGGGCTCTTCATCACGATCCATGACAAAGGCCACATTGCCTCTGTGCTCAACTCCTGGCCCGAGGAAGACATCAAG gccatcGTGGTGACAGATGGAGAGCGTATCCTGGGTCTAGGGGACTTGGGCAGCTATGGAATGGGCATTCCTGTGGGCAAGCTGGCCCTCTACACAGCCTGTGGAGGAGTGCCACCCCAGCAGTGCCTGCCCGTGCTGCTGGATGTGGGCACTGACAATCAG GCACTCCTAGACGACCCTCTGTACATAGGACTGAAGCACAAGAGGGTCAGAGGAAAGGAATATGACGACCTCATTGAGGAGTTTATGCAAGCAGTGACTGACAA GTATGGGATGAGTTGCCTGATCCAGTTTGAGGACTTTGCTAACAGCAACGCCTTCCGCATCCTCAACAAATACCGCAACCGTTTCTGCACCTTCAACGACGACATCCAAG gcaCAGCCTCAGTAGCAGTAGCTGGGGTCTTAGCTGCCCTGAAGATCATCAAGAATAAACTCTCAGACCACACCTTCGTGTTCCAGGGAGCGGGCGAG gCAGCTCTGGGTATCGCCCACCTGCTCATCATGGCCATGGCTAAAGAGGGCGTGTCCCCAGCCGACGCCGCCAAGAAGATTTGGATGGTCGATTCCAAGGGCCTCATCGTCAAG GGCAGAGGGAACCTGAACCATGAGAAGGAGGAGTTTGCCCACGACCATCCTCACCTGAAGaccctggaggaggtggtgcACACCATCAAGCCCACCGCCGTCATAG GAGTGGCGGCCATTGGAGGCGCGTTCACAGAGAAGATCATCAAGGACATGGCTTCTTTCAACGAGCGGCCGATCATCTTCGCCCTGAGCAACCCCACCAGCAAGGCCGAGTGCACCGCCGAGCAATGTTACACCCTcacagag ggcagGGGTATCTTTGCGAGCGGCAGTCCCTTTAGCAAGGTGACGCTGGCGGACGGGCGGTCCTTCTACCCCGGCCAGGGCAACAACTCCTACGTTTTCCCCGGGGTGGCCCTGGGGGTCATCGCCTGCGGCGTACGCCACATCTCTGACGAAATCTTCCTCACCACAGCAGAG GCGATAGCTAACATGGTGACAGAGGAGAACTTGGCAGAGGGCAGACTGTACCCTCCTCTCAACACCATAAGAGAGGTGTCCTTTAAGATCGCTGTTAAG ATTGTGAACTACGCCTACAGACACAACATTGCCTCCCTCTACCCCGAACCCAAAGACAAGGAGGCGTTTGTTTTGTCTCACGTGTACAGCCCTGACTACGACTCCTTTACCATTGATAAATATGAATGGCCAGAGGACGCCATGGCTCACCAGGATGTCTGA
- the LOC134017219 gene encoding immunoglobulin-like domain-containing receptor 1, giving the protein MGNMILVLLVLSLLPTDVWPIQVVVPEPERSTTLFASVILRCDYSTSANPQDVLVTWKYKSFCKDPVLDYYSTAYQAALQLSQDPANDCPDRQRTVRTVVQKRGTGEAMLGSEYRERKISIQNKADLVINEVMWWDNGVYFCSIDAPGDTTGDSDREIKLIVYHWLTVLLIIFGALALILLFCVCCCQCCPQKCCCYVRCPCCPQTCCCPEKVVMQHRMIREAQKAMAPWMHGQPIYAPIGSHSSQGQPILYSGSFSDHPSKHDFAMGPMGPPPLPLLQHQPPPQPPHHRIHNNGSMHGGNNQMLDFLENQMRGMEMSAPPMHPVGQAYQPYQPSQVYQPFPQTQIQPGPQGVPFTAGPPSMISALDEMGVRGVERTVITLPPIVQRGPSFSSRRGTGGGGGGTRGAPRMSSHSSGSSNRTSGGGGGSRYPDNRRQRDPSPLRHGILRSYSDESDWEDRRGGGGARRDGGGSSGRRSRGGSGPRSRSRDDLMDQLRRSAPRRDRSYSPPPRRKGSWSSEEEDSQRGGGRGGRGGRGGDGAKGKPWSENPPSYSSIDVQPGGGRRNYDRLSDKSSRSGTSVVI; this is encoded by the exons ATGGGAAACATGATATTGGTGCTGCTTGTCTTGAGTTTACTGCCGACAG atgtTTGGCCGATCCAGGTAGTGGTCCCTGAGCCTGAGCGGAGCACAACCCTGTTTGCGTCGGTGATCCTGCGCTGTGACTACTCCACATCAGCCAACCCTCAGGATGTGCTGGTCACCTGGAAATACAAGTCCTTCTGCAAGGACCCCGTCCTGGACTACTACTCCACAG cctacCAGGCAGCGCTACAGCTGAGTCAGGATCCAGCCAATGACTGCCCAGACCGCCAGCGCACGGTCCGCACCGTGGTCCAGAAGAGGGGCACCGGCGAGGCCATGCTGGGGTCAGAGTACCGCGAGCGCAAGATCAGCATCCAGAACA AGGCCGACCTGGTCATAAATGAGGTGATGTGGTGGGATAACGGTGTGTATTTCTGCTCCATCGACGCTCCGGGCGACACGACGGGAGACTCGGACCGTGAGATCAAACTGATCGTCTACC ATTGGCTGACGGTGCTGCTCATCATCTTCGGCGCTCTGGCTCTCATCCTGCTGTTCTGCGTGTGCTGCTGCCAGTGCTGCCCTCAGAAGTGCTGCTGCTACGTCCGTTGCCCCTGCTGCCCCCAGACCTGCTGCTGCCCCGAGAaag TGGTGATGCAGCACAGGATGATCCGGGAGGCCCAGAAGGCCATGGCTCCCTGGATGCACGGACAGCCCATCTACGCTCCTATTGGCTCCCACTCCTCCCAGGGACAACCAATCCTCTATTCAG gCTCCTTCTCTGACCACCCCTCCAAGCACGACTTTGCCATGGGTCCGATgggacccccacccctccctctcctccagcaccagccccctcctcagccccctcaTCACCGTATCCATAACAACGGCAGCATGCACGGGGGCAACAACCAGATGCTGGATTTCCTGGAGAACCAGATGAGGGGAATGGAGATGTCTGCTCCTCCCATGCACCCCGTCGGACAGGCCTACCAGCCCTACCAGCCCTCCCAGGTCTACCAGCCCTTCCCCCAGACCCAGATCCAGCCCGGCCCACAGGGGGTCCCCTTCACGGCCGGCCCCCCCAGCATGATCTCCGCCCTGGatgagatgggggtgaggggtgtggagcgAACGGTGATCACTCTGCCCCCCATAGTTCAACGTGGGCCCAGCTTCTCCTCTCGCAgggggacgggaggagggggaggagggaccaggggagCACCCCGGATGTCCAGCCATTCCAGTGGAAGCTCCAACCGCACTAGTGGCGGCGGCGGAGGAAGTCGTTACCCTGACAACCGACGACAGCGTGACCCCTCCCCTCTGAGGCACGGGATCTTACGCAGCTACAGCGATGAGTCTGACTGGGAGGACCgccgaggagggggaggagccaggcggGACGGGGGTGGCTCGTCCGGGAGGAGGTCAAGGGGCGGATCTGGCCCACGCTCCCGTAGTCGTGACGACCTGATGGACCAGCTGCGTCGCTCGGCaccgaggagagacaggagctactccccccctccacgCAGGAAGGGATCCTGgagctctgaggaggaggacagccagagaggaggaggaaggggtggaagaggaggaagaggaggagacggcGCCAAGGGGAAGCCCTGGTCTGAGAACCCTCCTAGTTACTCCTCCATCGATGTtcagccaggaggagggaggaggaactaTGACCGTCTGTCT gACAAGAGCTCCCGTAGTGGCACCAGCGTGGTGATCTGA